In Lineus longissimus chromosome 13, tnLinLong1.2, whole genome shotgun sequence, one genomic interval encodes:
- the LOC135498069 gene encoding zinc finger protein 830-like isoform X1 codes for MAAPTKNKKPVKSVTKDDLRRLMKETRTSSATAVKRVDHPYARYNSLSQLSCSLCGSQIKTDKLWTPHVMGRTHKENVAALKQKTEAAEVPGPRPPDRGKRKASELDDEQLLKKIKAEKSENGNQAQPKSILKNAPKSILKNATPQPAVVKSALALGNYASSEDESENEEEAQPPTVLHVPEPVASSSSVEDLGTGLPTDFFDAGPSKSAEPVDPIASMAEKLPEGFFDDPKLDAKVRKVEYKDKMDEEWALFQKSMKTENTVSEAIMEEDDEQKTVERNIDEIDEQLHRWTQVYDLAKKKEELMSMPPETVRKDEEEDASDIEDQEFEEFLDWRSKEAWK; via the exons atggctgcgcccacGAAAAACAAAAAACCGGTGAAATCGGTGACAAAAGATGATTTACGTCGTCTTATGAAAGAAACACGCACCAGTTCTGCAACTGCAGTAAAGCGTGTTGATCATCCCTACGCCAG GTATAACTCCCTTAGTCAGCTGTCATGTAGCCTCTGCGGCTCCCAGATCAAGACAGACAAACTCTGGACTCCACATGTCATGGGACGTACACACAAAGAG AATGTAGCAGCTCTGAAGCAAAAGACCGAAGCTGCTGAGGTCCCAGGACCACGACCTCCAGACAGAGGGAAGAGAAAGGCTTCAGAGCTTGATGATGAGCAGTTACTGAAGAAAATAAAAG cagaaaaatctgaaaatggcAATCAAGCACAGCCTAAATCGATCCTGAAAAATGCCCCCAAGTCCATCCTGAAGAATGCCACCCCACAGCCAGCTGTTGTGAAGTCTGCTCTCGCACTTGGCAACTACGCATCTTCTGAAGATGAGAGTGAAAATGAAGAAGAGGCTCAGCCGCCTACAGTTCTTCATGTACCTGAGCCAGTGGCATCATCATCGTCGGTTGAAGATTTAGGGACAGGACTGCCAACAG ATTTCTTTGATGCTGGCCCATCAAAGTCAGCTGAGCCTGTGGACCCGATCGCCAGCATGGCTGAAAAGCTGCCCGAAGGATTCTTCGATGATCCTAAGCTAGATGCTAAA GTGCGGAAGGTCGAGTATAAGGACAAGATGGATGAAGAATGGGCATTATTCCAGAAATCAATGAAGACAGAAAATACG GTTTCGGAGGCGATTATGGAGGAAGATGATGAACAGAAGACGGTCGAACGAAACATCGATGAGATTGACGAACAACT ACATCGTTGGACCCAGGTGTACGATCTTGCTAAGAAGAAAGAGGAACTGATGTCAATGCCACCAGAAACTGTTCGGAAGGACGAGGAGGAAGATGCTAGTGATATAGAGGACCAAGAGTTTGAGGAGTTCTTAGACTGGCGGTCGAAGGAGGCATGGAAATGA
- the LOC135498336 gene encoding major facilitator superfamily domain-containing protein 6-like produces MEEETRQTINPAIGADYGSVSPKQDGVDQADGRSVDPEVEKKDQSGEAGGHKGCSCCKNCTINRHMFPVKLFYFFFFGARGAVTPYMSIYFKQLGLSPDQIGLVSGMRPIVGFASGPLWGALADRYKIRKMCLILSMIGWLFFTLGLGFVKQPEKIKVCPNVVNETFHPNKRSISKPEQSSIVHTTSYSPIGIQGSTASGRKLLYHLFESTYIHHFKARKNGTGKPHHQLPRRRHKHDTYYKKEMRENLSWLYEYSSQYKTVIWLCLLVVFGELVQAPTSALADAATLEMLGEKHISKYGHQRAWGAVGFGFSAFVVGLLLSYSRQHVKICGLLLVFSDYMIVFYVFVGGMTVAFLCGCSMDYKCQPEESERENVVLEEDIGEHSTGEVFRLFMSIHYASWLSTSYFMGVCNGVIWGFLYWHLENLGATQLLLGVVSISTYACEFTMFFFVDKLIKPFGYIGTLYLALICYAIRFTIYAVIKNPWLVIPAELLQGLTFSSVWTSLTRYSCSAVPRASLATVQGILHGVYWGLGAGSGHLAGGLFIDNFGAEATFFTLAAGCILTLGLFGIAQRFSEKPAPLKGSLEYHQAAAGQER; encoded by the exons ATGGAGGAAGAAACGCGGCAAACAATTAATCCTGCCATTGGAGCAGACTATGGTTCAGTGTCGCCAAAACAAGATGGCGTTGATCAAGCAGACGGCAGAAGTGTTGACCCGGAAGTTGAGAAAAAGGACCAAAGTGGGGAGGCTGGGGGACACAAAGGGTGTAGCTGCTGCAAGAACTGTACTATCAATAGGCATATGTTCCCagtaaaactgttttatttctttttctttggagCCAGAGGAGCAGTGACGCCATATATGTCAATATATTTCAAACAGCTCGGCCTGAGTCCGGATCAAATTGGGTTAGTTTCCGGAATGAGGCCAATTGTGGGGTTTGCCAGCGGCCCCTTATGGGGTGCCCTCGCAGACAGATATAAAATTCGTAAGATGTGTTTGATTCTCTCTATGATAGGGTGGTTGTTTTTCACTCTGGGGTTAGGGTTCGTCAAACAACCGGAAAAAATAAAGGTATGCCCAAATGTTGTCAACGAAACTTTCCACCCTAATAAGCGTTCGATATCGAAGCCAGAGCAGAGTAGCATTGTGCACACGACATCCTATTCCCCAATTGGAATTCAGGGTTCCACCGCCAGTGGGCGTAAGCTACTCTACCACTTGTTTGAATCGACCTACATCCACCATTTCAAAGCTCGGAAGAACGGAACGGGTAAACCTCATCATCAGCTTCCCCGGCGGCGACACAAACATGACACTTATTACAAGAAAGAGATGCGAGAGAATCTGAGCTGGTTGTATGAATATTCATCCCAGTACAAAACTGTCATTTGGCTTTGTCTCCTCGTTGTCTTCGGAGAGCTGGTCCAGGCGCCAACCTCGGCCCTGGCTGATGCTGCCACGCTAGAAATGTTAGGAGAGAAGCATATCTCGAAGTATGGACATCAACGAGCCTGGGGTGCAGTCGGATTTGGATTTAG CGCATTCGTGGTTGGTCTACTACTTTCCTACTCCCGTCAACATGTCAAGATCTGCGGCCTCCTTCTGGTGTTCAGCGACTACATGATAGTCTTCTATGTCTTCGTCGGTGGGATGACGGTCGCCTTCCTGTGTGGCTGCTCAATGGACTATAAATGT CAGCCCGAAGAGTCCGAAAGAGAAAATGTAGTTCTAGAAGAAGACATTGGGGAGCACAGCACGGGCGAAGTGTTCCGATTGTTCATGTCGATTCATTACGCTTCGTGGCTCAGTACCAGTTACTTTATGGGCGTATGCAATGGCGTCATCTGGGGCTTCCTGTACTGGCATCTAGAAAATCTAG GGGCGACCCAGCTACTTCTGGGTGTGGTCAGCATCTCCACGTACGCCTGCGAGTTCACCATGTTCTTCTTCGTGGACAAGCTCATCAAGCCTTTTGGTTACATCGGGACGCTTTATCTCGCCTTGATATGTTATGCCATACGCTTCACCATCTACGCTGTGATAAAGAACCCATGGCTTGTCATACCAGCAGAGTTACTTCAAG GCCTGACCTTTTCCTCAGTGTGGACATCTCTGACCCGCTACTCCTGCTCAGCGGTACCTCGGGCCTCCCTGGCTACCGTTCAGGGGATCCTCCACGGTGTCTACTGGGGTCTGGGAGCAGGCAGCGGGCATCTCGCCGGGGGTCTCTTCATTGACAACTTCGGGGCCGAGGCGACATTCTTCACCTTGGCCGCTGGCTGCATACTCACATTGGGTCTCTTTGGTATCGCGCAAAGG TTCAGCGAGAAACCGGCACCTCTAAAGGGTTCTTTAGAATATCACCAGGCGGCCGCAGGTCAGGAAAGATAA
- the LOC135497848 gene encoding uncharacterized protein LOC135497848: MRLTIFFGFIAILGTAYHHVCPCPSSQTESSKDRSKRLPRAIIPTMFFPPIVKFLNSSDGQFNSRPVSYCYDNFCNEYKCGLSDSTIKRERPRCNCDAFCEKHRDCCIGYKLCTNTTNAEFIRRFENYIDCTRPVENITVSQCPDDANGYIADACASTGNKNDSLYKRVPVSSSGVHFRNIYCSQCHNISIDDTHFWRVKGCFSIFEAPLNVGMILKRMFVEQFRLRCQWSPTVPLGHERSLFIRSCGPKNASVLVNDEHGLIDACPWNATSDLEDEAERKCHVHNAFVYAHVASTNGIKLQRYKNVYCARCNGVNDTALVCPIEILDGGDINEGIVIGPHFGVSIKPIQKNPAPIAICNEREIFDELTKMCRALIRCGIHHVQWNGECFRDPLDIGYTLPQLIPWSSKLGPRNLITIAMNLVLVAPLTLFRSDKESFGSSRFFGKLFEDALDLSSGQDEFQVNITATFDDRYTKRTKVLGGEELILGKGTPLKITFYQNITYPKERNYHLTYIKRIEEYMKRLAESPKRFELDYTIYNQGVRLPLACNNEHSLVAIPHNDAMHRFIYLRGKDINNETVLRVKNGFIDMMVCDRYDINFQDSDVRAYNLTTFHKSSCGGFLRFKETGSYLLDPYLIVDDQVYVSRGQPGPLPPPELSRYCLRNPSPTETTTEGTVISCSAPVCNQSQCGVFDEGKCYCDAFCVKNQDCCFEYEDCDRRFAKEADHIETFKDFINCNQKTSDITVSSCPKGVIGHFADECEYPEVENGSLYRLVPVTSRGVHFRNIYCSQCHNVPIADAKFWSLRDCDNMHQGTPNVSMILAYMFSTQLFGSACQLKPSVPAEYEHSPFIRSCGPKIKTSTALPNDDHDLIYTCSLNATSAEQREIERKCRLYSANVYAILFSGLKNSPATLKVNRYKNMYCARCNGIVDSDFVCPVGSSKKPPDVKRQYPIVKLMTPNGPDDEYRKRCKVGELYDKLSDDCRPLLRCGLSHVEWEGQCIRDPFDHGYTFPRATQPSSILDPKTVMTVDMKVIQMSPLTLIFANQELNDPRFLDKAFQAALAIGVPRETKLDANINITAKLDDRYMWTSEMAGGKEIVLGKNAVISIKFYRAFAESEKNMKMAYIRKLVDLLEQLATPRRRFYLSYTVYSQGVQLPVVCDEGLLVTIPLNESLERYFKSKEVDVNDAVMKTSSNDSIDIITCDKFAVKFNNCDIVTYNMTSFHYENCSQTYKYISTGQTLSEPFVIIGNQVYVCVLHNSSNPWTKGVSPDLILVLIILSLVFLVFTILLHILLKDLRTLPGLMLTNLCAVLFIAQLLYITAIDTVTDSLACFIVAIVTHYFWLATFFWMNAIAFNMAWTFSHGFLNVKNRGQRRLIIASCYAYGAPGVIVLICTLLDKFSDVPVGYGHGQGQEGTCWFTERKGLIFAFFLPVGLIIAANLILFIITTVSISRAKRVSKVATKHDGKADFVLYIKLSFLMGFTWLFGFLTELVDSVVIWHIFAILNSALGVFISLAFSFNKRTWTLLRSTLGRGKGVNSSNKTTKTNSNSSVKTLHKVRKSGAGTRGGFDAI, translated from the exons ATGAGGCTAACCATATTTTTCG GTTTCATTGCCATTTTGGGTACAGCCTACCACCATGTCTGCCCATGTCCATCCAGCCAAACAGAAAGCTCCAAGGACCGCAGCAAACGGTTGCCAAGAGCAATAATACCGACCATGTTCTTCCCACCGATAGTGAAGTTCTTGAACAGTTCCGATGGGCAGTTCAACTCTCGTCCAGTTAGTTATTGCTACGATAATTTCTGCAATGAATACAAATGTGGCCTTTCTGATTCTACAATAAAAAGAGAAAGGCCTAGATGTAATTGTGACGCTTTCTGTGAGAAACACAGAGATTGTTGTATCGGGTATAAACTTTGTACGAACACGACCAACGCGGAGTTTATACGGAGATTTGAAAATTACATTGATTGCACCAGACCCGTCGAAAATATAACTGTGAGTCAGTGCCCTGATGATGCGAATGGGTACATCGCTGATGCGTGCGCATCAACCGGAAATAAAAATGATTCTCTGTACAAACGCGTCCCTGTTTCCAGTAGCGGTGTTCATTTCCGGAATATCTACTGCTCACAATGTCATAATATCTCAATAGATGACACACATTTCTGGAGAGTGAAGGGTTGCTTCAGTATCTTCGAAGCTCCCCTGAACGTCGGTATGATTTTGAAACGCATGTTTGTGGAACAGTTTCGCTTGCGATGTCAATGGAGTCCAACCGTACCTCTTGGGCATGAACGTTCCCTCTTCATCAGGAGCTGTGGACCTAAGAATGCTTCAGTGCTTGTTAATGATGAGCATGGACTTATTGATGCATGTCCTTGGAATGCCACGTCTGACCTTGAGGATGAGGCTGAGAGAAAGTGTCATGTTCATAATGCATTCGTTTACGCCCATGTCGCCAGTACGAATGGCATTAAGTTACAACGATACAAAAATGTGTATTGCGCTCGATGCAACGGGGTAAACGATACGGCACTTGTTTGCCCAATCGAAATTCTGGACGGTGGTGATATCAACGAAGGCATTGTCATCGGGCCCCATTTTGGTGTATCAATTAAACCGATTCAAAAAAATCCTGCTCCGATTGCGATATGCAACGAAAGGGAAATCTTTGATGAACTTACGAAAATGTGTCGGGCATTGATCAGATGTGGTATCCATCATGTTCAGTGGAATGGGGAATGTTTCCGGGACCCACTTGACATTGGTTACACCCTGCCCCAGCTGATTCCTTGGAGTTCAAAGCTGGGACCTCGAAATCTGATAACTATAGCCATGAATCTCGTCCTTGTAGCTCCCCTGACTTTATTTCGCAGTGATAAAGAATCGTTCGGTTCTTCGCGGTTCTTCGGGAAGCTTTTCGAGGATGCGCTGGATCTCAGTTCAGGTCAAGACGAATTCCAGGTCAACATTACTGCCACATTTGACGATCGTTACACAAAAAGAACCAAAGTCCTTGGCGGCGAAGAACTTATTTTAGGAAAAGGTACTCCGTTGAAGATAACGTTctatcaaaatatcacataTCCAAAGGAGAGGAACTACCATTTGACGTATATCAAAAGAATAGAAGAATATATGAAAAGGCTTGCTGAATCCCCGAAAAGGTTCGAGCTGGATTATACGATTTATAATCAGGGTGTGAGACTACCTTTAGCGTGCAATAATGAACACTCTCTGGTGGCCATCCCCCACAATGATGCCATGCATAGATTCATATACCTCAGAGGAAAGGATATCAATAATGAAACCGTATTGAGGGTGAAAAATGGCTTTATAGATATGATGGTATGCGACAGATATGATATCAATTTCCAGGACAGTGACGTCCGTGCTTATAATCTTACGACGTTCCATAAGTCGAGCTGCGGTGGATTCTTAAGGTTTAAGGAAACTGGTAGCTATTTACTTGATCCATATCTCATTGTGGACGACCAAGTGTATGTGAGTAGGGGGCAACCAGGGCCTCTTCCCCCACCGGAGTTGTCAAGATACTGCCTCAGGAACCCAAGCCCTACGGAAACCACTACTGAGGGTACTGTCATCTCGTGCTCGGCTCCCGTCTGTAATCAGAGTCAGTGCGGTGTTTTTGATGAAGGAAAGTGTTACTGTGACGCATTTTGTGTGAAGAACCAGGACTGCTGCTTTGAATATGAAGATTGTGATAGACGTTTTGCAAAGGAAGCTGATCACATCGAAACATTCAAGGATTTCATAAATTGCAATCAGAAAACCTCTGACATTACGGTCAGTAGCTGCCCGAAAGGTGTCATTGGCCATTTTGCAGATGAGTGTGAATACCCTGAAGTGGAGAATGGTTCTTTGTACAGGCTCGTCCCTGTGACCAGTCGTGGTGTTCACTTCCGCAACATCTACTGTTCTCAATGTCACAACGTTCCAATTGCTGATGCGAAGTTTTGGTCTCTCAGGGATTGTGATAACATGCACCAAGGAACTCCTAATGTCAGCATGATTTTAGCGTATATGTTCTCTACACAGCTGTTTGGAAGTGCTTGCCAACTGAAGCCTTCTGTCCCAGCCGAGTATGAACACTCCCCCTTCATCAGGAGCTGTGGACCAAAGATCAAAACATCTACCGCGTTGCCTAATGATGACCATGATTTGATTTACACTTGTTCCTTGAACGCCACGTCGGCCGAACAGAGAGAAATTGAACGAAAATGTCGGTTATACTCTGCCAACGTTTACGCCATTTTATTCAGTGGATTGAAAAATTCACCTGCAACCCTTAAAGTAAACCGTTATAAGAATATGTACTGTGCACGGTGTAACGGTATCGTTGACTCGGATTTCGTTTGTCCTGTCGGGTCTTCGAAGAAGCCCCCCGATGTTAAAAGACAATATCCCATAGTGAAGCTCATGACCCCTAATGGACCAGATGATGAATATCGTAAACGTTGCAAAGTTGGTGAACTCTATGATAAACTCAGTGACGACTGCAGGCCACTCCTTAGATGTGGTCTTAGCCACGTTGAGTGGGAGGGGCAGTGTATCCGCGATCCGTTCGACCATGGCTACACATTTCCGAGGGCGACACAACCAAGTTCAATTCTGGATCCCAAAACTGTCATGACCGTAGACATGAAAGTTATCCAAATGTCTCCCCTAACTCTTATTTTTGCCAATCAAGAACTGAATGATCCAAGATTCCTTGATAAGGCCTTTCAAGCGGCGCTGGCAATAGGAGTTCCACGCGAAACCAAGCTAGATGCAAATATAAATATTACAGCGAAATTAGATGACAGGTACATGTGGACATCAGAAATGGCAGGAGGAAAGGAAATTGTGTTAGGAAAGAATGCAGTCATCTCCATAAAATTCTATCGGGCATTCGCCGAATCTGAGAAGAACATGAAGATGGCCTATATCAGGAAGTTGGTTGACTTATTGGAGCAGTTAGCGACCCCACGAAGGAGATTTTACCTGAGTTATACTGTTTACAGTCAGGGGGTCCAACTGCCTGTTGTGTGTGATGAGGGGCTGCTGGTCACCATTCCTCTGAACGAGTCCCTCGAGAGATACTTTAAAAGTAAGGAGGTCGATGTCAACGATGCCGTCATGAAAACGTCTTCAAATGATTCCATTGATATCATAACATGTGACAAGTTTGCTGTGAAATTCAATAACTGTGACATTGTGACGTACAACATGACGTCATTTCATTACGAGAACTGTTCACAGACATATAAATATATAAGCACAGGACAGACTCTCTCTGAACCCTTTGTCATAATTGGAAACCAAGTTTACGTCTGTGTGCTTCATAATTCGAGCAATCCCTGGACAAAAGGTGTTAGCCCAGATCTGATTCTAGTTTTGATCATTTTGTCTCTAGTCTTTCTGGTCTTCACCATTCTACTTCATATCCTCCTAAAAGATCTCCGGACCCTCCCAGGCCTGATGTTGACGAACCTATGTGCGGTCCTGTTCATAGCCCAGCTACTCTACATCACGGCCATTGATACTGTAACTGACAGCCTCGCTTGTTTCATTGTAGCCATAGTCACACATTACTTCTGGCTTGCCACCTTCTTCTGGATGAATGCAATTGCATTCAACATGGCCTGGACTTTCTCACATGGATTCCTAAATGTCAAAAATCGAGGACAACGCAGGCTCATAATAGCCTCCTGCTACGCATACGGTGCGCCAGGAGTTATCGTCCTCATATGCACTCTCCTCGATAAATTCTCTGATGTCCCTGTCGGATATGGTCACGGGCAGGGCCAGGAAGGAACATGCTGGTTCACCGAGAGAAAAGGCCTCATCTTTGCTTTCTTCCTCCCAGTTGGTCTGATCATCGCTGCCAACCtcatcctcttcatcatcaccacaGTCTCCATCTCGAGAGCGAAACGGGTCTCAAAGGTCGCCACGAAGCATGATGGCAAAGCTGACTTTGTCTTGTACATAAAGTTGTCATTCCTGATGGGCTTCACCTGGCTTTTCGGCTTCCTCACCGAGTTAGTTGACAGCGTAGTCATCTGGCACATCTTCGCCATCCTCAACTCCGCCCTTGGCGTCTTCATCTCCCTTGCTTTCTCCTTCAACAAGCGGACCTGGACGCTGTTGCGGTCAACCCTTGGGAGAGGGAAGGGTGTGAATAGTTCGAATAAAACAACTAAGACAAACAGCAATTCAAGTGTGAAAACTCTACATAAAGTTCGCAAATCTGGAGCTGGAACCAGAGGGGGATTCGATGCTATTTAA
- the LOC135498069 gene encoding zinc finger protein 830-like isoform X2, with amino-acid sequence MAAPTKNKKPVKSVTKDDLRRLMKETRTSSATAVKRVDHPYARYNSLSQLSCSLCGSQIKTDKLWTPHVMGRTHKENVAALKQKTEAAEVPGPRPPDRGKRKASELDDEQLLKKIKEKSENGNQAQPKSILKNAPKSILKNATPQPAVVKSALALGNYASSEDESENEEEAQPPTVLHVPEPVASSSSVEDLGTGLPTDFFDAGPSKSAEPVDPIASMAEKLPEGFFDDPKLDAKVRKVEYKDKMDEEWALFQKSMKTENTVSEAIMEEDDEQKTVERNIDEIDEQLHRWTQVYDLAKKKEELMSMPPETVRKDEEEDASDIEDQEFEEFLDWRSKEAWK; translated from the exons atggctgcgcccacGAAAAACAAAAAACCGGTGAAATCGGTGACAAAAGATGATTTACGTCGTCTTATGAAAGAAACACGCACCAGTTCTGCAACTGCAGTAAAGCGTGTTGATCATCCCTACGCCAG GTATAACTCCCTTAGTCAGCTGTCATGTAGCCTCTGCGGCTCCCAGATCAAGACAGACAAACTCTGGACTCCACATGTCATGGGACGTACACACAAAGAG AATGTAGCAGCTCTGAAGCAAAAGACCGAAGCTGCTGAGGTCCCAGGACCACGACCTCCAGACAGAGGGAAGAGAAAGGCTTCAGAGCTTGATGATGAGCAGTTACTGAAGAAAATAAAAG aaaaatctgaaaatggcAATCAAGCACAGCCTAAATCGATCCTGAAAAATGCCCCCAAGTCCATCCTGAAGAATGCCACCCCACAGCCAGCTGTTGTGAAGTCTGCTCTCGCACTTGGCAACTACGCATCTTCTGAAGATGAGAGTGAAAATGAAGAAGAGGCTCAGCCGCCTACAGTTCTTCATGTACCTGAGCCAGTGGCATCATCATCGTCGGTTGAAGATTTAGGGACAGGACTGCCAACAG ATTTCTTTGATGCTGGCCCATCAAAGTCAGCTGAGCCTGTGGACCCGATCGCCAGCATGGCTGAAAAGCTGCCCGAAGGATTCTTCGATGATCCTAAGCTAGATGCTAAA GTGCGGAAGGTCGAGTATAAGGACAAGATGGATGAAGAATGGGCATTATTCCAGAAATCAATGAAGACAGAAAATACG GTTTCGGAGGCGATTATGGAGGAAGATGATGAACAGAAGACGGTCGAACGAAACATCGATGAGATTGACGAACAACT ACATCGTTGGACCCAGGTGTACGATCTTGCTAAGAAGAAAGAGGAACTGATGTCAATGCCACCAGAAACTGTTCGGAAGGACGAGGAGGAAGATGCTAGTGATATAGAGGACCAAGAGTTTGAGGAGTTCTTAGACTGGCGGTCGAAGGAGGCATGGAAATGA